In Herbinix luporum, a single window of DNA contains:
- the recJ gene encoding single-stranded-DNA-specific exonuclease RecJ has protein sequence MENWVIKNRKADFTYIMEKCGISEVLARCLVNKGFEDPKDIETFLKPSLDNLYNPFLLKDMDKTCHILKEKIAHGKKIRIIGDYDVDGIVATYILYRTLKKLGAQVDYEIPDRIIDGYGMNIRMVEEAKSHNVDTLLTCDNGIVAIDQIKRAKEFGMTVIVTDHHSLLETDDNTVILPEADAIINPHRRDCTYPFSGLCGAAITYKLAVALLSQYEIPDKEDYLRELLSYTAIATVCDVMELIDENRIIVKHGLSLLKDTRNIGLLALMDACQINKKDLSSFHLGFIIGPCLNASGRLDTAKIGLKLLLSETKSEAMELAGELKNLNEARKDMTAKYVEKAISLIEEGNMLDDKVLVVYIPECHESIAGIIAGRIRERYHRPTLILTDSTDYAKGSGRSIDKYNMIEELSKHRELLIKVGGHPMAAGLSLLPENIDILRKALNENCPLTFEMLIPKITIDILLPLGYLSEELINELKLLEPFGTGNSKPLFAEKDLTIKSIMIIGKNANGIRLRVRNPYGREMDALYFGDVDGFFKYISDKYGPDEVQRLKTGRGSNLKLTVTYYPKINEYKGYKSIQLIIQNYR, from the coding sequence TTGGAAAACTGGGTCATAAAGAATAGGAAAGCCGACTTTACATATATTATGGAAAAGTGCGGTATAAGTGAGGTATTGGCAAGATGTCTGGTTAACAAAGGATTTGAGGATCCTAAAGATATAGAGACTTTTCTTAAACCAAGCCTTGATAATCTATATAATCCCTTTCTTTTAAAAGATATGGATAAGACCTGCCATATCCTAAAAGAAAAGATAGCCCACGGAAAGAAAATCCGTATTATAGGTGATTATGATGTTGACGGAATTGTGGCAACATATATTTTATATAGGACCCTAAAAAAACTGGGAGCACAGGTAGACTATGAGATACCGGATAGAATAATTGACGGATATGGAATGAATATTCGAATGGTGGAAGAAGCTAAAAGTCATAATGTAGATACCTTGCTTACTTGTGATAATGGTATTGTAGCAATAGATCAGATAAAGAGGGCAAAAGAATTTGGTATGACGGTAATTGTGACAGACCATCACAGCCTTCTTGAAACAGATGATAATACAGTAATACTACCGGAAGCAGATGCTATTATTAATCCACACAGAAGAGATTGTACATATCCTTTTTCAGGATTATGTGGTGCAGCCATAACCTATAAATTGGCAGTGGCACTACTTAGTCAATATGAAATACCTGATAAGGAAGACTATCTAAGGGAACTTTTATCTTATACGGCAATTGCTACAGTCTGTGATGTTATGGAATTAATTGATGAAAATAGAATAATAGTAAAACATGGACTTTCACTGTTAAAGGACACAAGAAATATAGGATTGCTTGCACTTATGGATGCCTGTCAGATTAATAAAAAAGATTTATCCTCTTTTCACTTGGGCTTTATTATAGGTCCCTGCCTAAATGCCTCAGGAAGGCTAGATACAGCTAAAATCGGACTTAAATTATTACTTTCTGAGACAAAAAGTGAAGCCATGGAGCTTGCTGGTGAGCTTAAAAATTTAAATGAAGCCCGTAAAGATATGACAGCAAAGTATGTAGAAAAAGCAATTTCATTAATTGAAGAAGGCAATATGCTAGATGATAAGGTTTTAGTGGTATATATACCGGAATGTCATGAGAGTATAGCCGGAATAATTGCAGGGCGAATTCGCGAAAGATATCATAGACCAACCTTGATTTTAACAGATTCTACGGACTATGCAAAAGGTTCAGGAAGATCTATAGATAAATATAATATGATTGAAGAGCTATCAAAACATAGGGAGCTACTAATTAAGGTGGGTGGTCATCCTATGGCTGCAGGTTTATCACTTTTACCGGAAAATATAGATATATTAAGGAAGGCACTTAATGAGAATTGCCCGTTGACATTTGAGATGCTCATACCTAAAATTACTATAGATATTTTACTTCCTTTAGGCTATCTATCTGAAGAACTGATAAATGAACTAAAATTACTTGAACCTTTCGGAACAGGTAATAGTAAGCCTTTATTTGCAGAAAAGGATTTAACTATAAAATCTATTATGATTATAGGAAAAAATGCCAACGGAATTCGATTACGGGTAAGGAATCCATATGGCAGAGAAATGGATGCCTTGTATTTCGGAGATGTAGATGGCTTTTTTAAATATATCAGTGATAAATACGGACCAGATGAAGTGCAGCGTCTAAAAACAGGAAGAGGATCAAATTTAAAACTTACCGTTACTTATTATCCTAAAATCAATGAATATAAGGGATATAAAAGCATACAGCTAATCATACAAAATTATAGATAA
- a CDS encoding adenine phosphoribosyltransferase, which produces MKKLEDYVRSIPDFPEPGIIFRDVTTVLQDKDGLKLAIDSIQDLLKDVDFDVIVGPESRGFIFGVPIAYNMNKAFIPVRKKGKLPCETIEMDYDLEYGKATIEIHKDAIKPGQKVVIIDDLIATGGTIEAITKLIKSLGGEVVKIVFLMELKGLKGRDKLAGFDVEAVIQYEGN; this is translated from the coding sequence ATGAAAAAGTTAGAAGATTACGTAAGAAGTATACCGGATTTTCCTGAACCGGGAATTATATTCCGTGATGTTACAACTGTATTACAAGATAAGGATGGATTAAAGCTGGCTATTGACAGCATACAGGATTTATTAAAAGATGTTGATTTTGATGTAATAGTAGGTCCAGAATCTAGAGGATTTATTTTTGGAGTACCTATTGCTTATAATATGAATAAAGCATTTATACCGGTAAGAAAAAAAGGAAAGTTACCTTGCGAAACAATTGAGATGGATTATGATCTTGAATATGGCAAGGCTACAATAGAAATTCATAAAGATGCAATTAAACCTGGACAAAAGGTAGTTATTATAGATGATTTGATTGCTACAGGAGGAACTATTGAAGCCATAACCAAGTTAATAAAAAGCCTTGGTGGAGAAGTTGTAAAAATTGTTTTCTTAATGGAACTTAAAGGACTAAAAGGCCGGGATAAATTGGCCGGCTTTGATGTAGAAGCTGTTATTCAGTACGAAGGAAATTAA